Proteins co-encoded in one Stenotrophomonas maltophilia genomic window:
- a CDS encoding esterase/lipase family protein — translation MTPFFPFRWQRLLPALFAAFLLLGSSGCAMVTVKQVTSSDSLVNKRADVLNTGKLSPAARETLSAAGLDESQCEKDFLVCRSTLLMTDDLNVEQRLSALSELWVKAALALTPKKTAAGDPPMSDAALDAWLEAARYAYAYLFYSGRSPSDRAFEDRQTQVRDYYNYAAEKAAVVLFVRARAAALAGEDYTKPLSVGSWSLASNYQQLNLKSIPAQLVPAGTVSFVGLRSTYRRDGFGAELVMVMDPPKLVAPVIAPDGPKADSAPDDQDDSRRGRRHRHDDSVPEFSEMSSINVTALLRFEGSNLDDVMRTRRVELDAYSPEATERITLHGEQVPLAGNFTAAYGLWLAQSGFARQSLRTLFGMSEGIGEPHIYLMQPWDPNRRIIFMLHGLASSPEAWVNLANEIMGDPELRQQFQVWQVYYPTNAPIALNRYEIANAFNDTLKHFDPNGSTRASKDMVYIGHSMGGVLARLLVSDSGDVLWNDLLANYDLKGERLKRVQNKLGPLLHFKAQPNVERAIFIAAPHQGTDIAGNKVGRLIGRLVRLPLTILGKFEDVFLALAQAEQQVDGTAKPKIPNSIDNLKASDPFVKAAAQLPIEAGLKYHSIIAQRKPELPVQKSDDGLVPYWSAHLPGALSEKVIISGHSVQETPQAVLEVRRILHRDIDDVGAASTP, via the coding sequence ATGACACCATTCTTCCCCTTCCGCTGGCAGCGCCTGCTGCCGGCGTTGTTCGCCGCCTTCCTGCTGCTGGGCAGCAGTGGCTGTGCGATGGTCACCGTCAAGCAGGTCACCTCCAGCGATTCGCTGGTCAACAAGCGTGCCGACGTACTCAACACCGGCAAGCTCAGCCCCGCCGCGCGCGAGACGCTCAGCGCGGCGGGCCTGGATGAATCGCAGTGCGAGAAGGACTTCCTGGTCTGCCGCAGCACGCTGCTGATGACCGATGACCTCAACGTCGAGCAGCGGCTGTCGGCGCTGTCCGAGCTGTGGGTGAAGGCGGCGCTGGCACTGACCCCGAAGAAGACCGCCGCCGGCGATCCACCGATGAGCGACGCGGCGCTGGATGCCTGGCTGGAAGCGGCGCGTTACGCGTATGCCTACCTGTTCTACAGCGGCCGATCACCGTCCGACCGCGCCTTCGAGGATCGGCAGACCCAGGTGCGCGACTACTACAACTATGCGGCCGAGAAGGCCGCGGTGGTGCTGTTCGTGCGCGCGCGTGCGGCGGCATTGGCCGGCGAGGACTATACGAAGCCGCTCTCGGTCGGCAGCTGGTCATTGGCCTCCAACTATCAGCAGTTGAACCTGAAGAGCATCCCGGCGCAGCTGGTGCCGGCCGGCACGGTGAGCTTCGTTGGCCTGCGCAGCACCTATCGCCGCGACGGCTTCGGTGCCGAGCTGGTGATGGTGATGGATCCGCCGAAGCTGGTGGCACCGGTGATCGCACCCGATGGCCCCAAGGCCGATAGCGCGCCGGATGACCAAGACGATTCGCGCCGCGGTCGCCGCCATCGGCATGACGACTCGGTACCCGAGTTCAGCGAGATGTCTTCGATCAATGTCACCGCGCTGCTGCGCTTCGAGGGCAGCAACCTGGACGATGTGATGCGCACGCGCCGGGTCGAGCTGGATGCTTATTCGCCCGAAGCCACCGAGCGCATCACCCTGCATGGCGAACAGGTGCCGCTGGCCGGCAACTTCACCGCTGCCTACGGCCTGTGGCTGGCGCAGAGTGGCTTCGCCCGGCAGTCGCTGCGCACCCTGTTCGGCATGAGCGAGGGCATCGGCGAACCGCATATCTACCTGATGCAGCCGTGGGACCCGAACCGCCGCATCATCTTCATGCTGCACGGCCTGGCCAGCAGCCCCGAAGCGTGGGTGAACCTGGCCAACGAGATCATGGGCGACCCCGAGCTGCGCCAGCAGTTCCAGGTGTGGCAGGTCTATTACCCGACCAATGCGCCGATCGCACTGAACCGCTACGAGATCGCCAATGCGTTCAACGACACGCTGAAGCATTTCGATCCCAACGGCAGCACGCGTGCATCAAAGGACATGGTCTATATCGGCCACAGCATGGGCGGCGTGCTCGCGCGCCTGCTGGTCAGTGATTCCGGAGACGTGCTGTGGAATGACCTGCTGGCCAACTACGACCTGAAGGGCGAGCGCCTGAAGCGCGTGCAGAACAAGCTGGGGCCGCTGCTGCATTTCAAGGCGCAGCCGAACGTGGAGCGTGCGATCTTCATCGCTGCACCGCACCAGGGCACCGATATTGCCGGCAACAAGGTCGGGCGCCTGATCGGCCGCCTGGTGCGCCTGCCGCTGACCATCCTCGGCAAGTTCGAGGATGTGTTCCTGGCGCTGGCGCAGGCCGAACAGCAGGTCGACGGCACAGCCAAGCCGAAGATCCCCAACAGCATCGACAACCTCAAGGCCAGCGATCCGTTCGTGAAGGCGGCCGCACAGCTGCCGATCGAGGCCGGCCTGAAGTACCACTCGATCATCGCCCAGCGCAAGCCGGAATTGCCGGTGCAGAAGTCCGACGATGGGCTGGTGCCGTACTGGAGTGCGCACCTGCCGGGCGCGCTGTCGGAGAAGGTGATCATCTCCGGGCACAGCGTGCAGGAGACGCCGCAGGCGGTGCTTGAAGTGCGCCGCATCCTGCATCGGGACATTGATGATGTAGGCGCCGCCAGCACACCCTGA
- the proC gene encoding pyrroline-5-carboxylate reductase, translating to MATDSITFIGGGNMARSLIAGLIRQGVPAARIHVAEPVAALRQALAADFGVRVHDNAADAAAQGSTWLLAVKPQVLREVCQSLQALAQDNRPLVVSIAAGITSAQLQRWLGGQLPVVRAMPNTPALLGAGVTGLFATPAVDAAQHGQAEQMLASAGRTVWIDNEALMDSVTAVSGSGPAYVFLLAEAMEAAGIAQGLPAEAARTLVVQTLLGASRMLDEAGESPSELRRRVTSPNGTTQAAIESFQAGGFEALVDNALRAAQVRGQELSAAND from the coding sequence ATGGCAACTGATTCCATCACCTTCATCGGCGGCGGCAACATGGCGCGCAGCCTGATCGCCGGCCTGATCCGCCAGGGCGTGCCTGCTGCGCGCATCCATGTGGCCGAGCCGGTGGCGGCCTTGCGCCAGGCGCTGGCCGCCGACTTCGGCGTGCGGGTGCACGACAACGCCGCCGACGCGGCCGCGCAGGGCAGCACCTGGCTGCTGGCGGTCAAGCCGCAGGTGCTGCGCGAGGTCTGCCAGTCGCTGCAGGCGCTGGCGCAGGACAACCGCCCGCTGGTGGTTTCGATTGCCGCCGGCATCACCAGCGCGCAGCTGCAGCGCTGGCTGGGTGGCCAGCTGCCGGTGGTGCGTGCGATGCCCAACACCCCTGCCCTGCTTGGCGCCGGCGTCACCGGCCTGTTCGCCACGCCGGCGGTGGATGCGGCGCAGCACGGCCAGGCCGAACAGATGCTGGCCAGTGCCGGGCGCACCGTGTGGATCGACAACGAAGCGCTGATGGATTCGGTCACCGCGGTCTCCGGCAGCGGCCCAGCCTATGTGTTCCTGCTGGCCGAAGCGATGGAAGCGGCGGGCATCGCCCAGGGACTGCCGGCCGAGGCGGCACGCACGCTGGTGGTGCAGACCCTGCTGGGCGCCTCGCGCATGCTCGATGAGGCCGGCGAAAGCCCCTCGGAACTACGCCGCCGCGTCACTTCGCCGAACGGCACCACGCAGGCCGCGATCGAGAGCTTCCAGGCCGGAGGTTTCGAGGCGCTGGTGGACAACGCCCTGCGCGCCGCGCAGGTGCGTGGGCAGGAACTGTCTGCGGCCAATGATTGA
- a CDS encoding PilT/PilU family type 4a pilus ATPase — protein MAHQRASDLFITAGMPPAMKVNGKISPITQTPLTPQQSRDLVLNVMTPAQREEFEKTHECNFAIGLSGVGRFRVSCFYQRNQVGMVLRRIETRIPTVEELSLPPIIKTLAMTKRGIILFVGATGTGKSTSLAAMIGYRNHNSTGHIITIEDPIEFVHKHEGCIITQREVGIDTDSWEAALKNTLRQAPDVIMIGEVRTREGMDHAIAFAETGHLVLCTLHANNANQAMDRIINFFPEDRRNQLLMDLSLNLKGVVAQQLVPSPDGRSRKVAMEILLGTPLVQDYIRDGEIHKLKEVMKDSVQLGMKTFDQSLFELYQAGEISYEDALRYADSQNEVRLRIKLSQGGDARTLSQGLDGVEISEIR, from the coding sequence ATGGCGCACCAGCGCGCCTCGGACCTGTTCATCACCGCCGGCATGCCGCCGGCGATGAAGGTCAACGGCAAGATCTCGCCGATCACGCAGACGCCGCTGACGCCGCAGCAGAGCCGCGACCTGGTCCTCAATGTGATGACCCCGGCGCAGCGCGAGGAGTTCGAGAAGACCCACGAGTGCAACTTCGCCATCGGCCTGTCCGGTGTCGGCCGCTTCCGTGTCAGCTGCTTCTACCAGCGCAACCAGGTCGGCATGGTGCTGCGTCGCATCGAGACGCGCATCCCGACCGTGGAAGAGCTGAGCCTGCCGCCGATCATCAAGACGCTGGCGATGACCAAGCGCGGCATCATCCTGTTCGTCGGTGCTACCGGTACCGGCAAGTCGACGTCGCTGGCGGCGATGATCGGCTATCGCAACCATAATTCGACCGGCCATATCATCACCATCGAAGACCCGATCGAATTCGTGCACAAGCACGAAGGCTGCATCATCACCCAGCGCGAAGTGGGCATTGATACCGACAGCTGGGAAGCGGCGTTGAAGAACACCCTGCGCCAGGCGCCGGACGTGATCATGATCGGCGAGGTGCGCACCCGCGAGGGCATGGACCATGCCATCGCCTTCGCCGAAACCGGCCATCTGGTGCTGTGCACGCTGCATGCCAACAACGCCAACCAGGCGATGGACCGCATCATCAACTTCTTCCCGGAAGACCGCCGCAACCAGCTGCTGATGGATCTTTCGCTGAACCTCAAGGGTGTGGTGGCGCAGCAGCTGGTGCCTTCGCCCGATGGTCGTTCGCGCAAGGTGGCGATGGAGATCCTGCTGGGCACGCCGCTGGTGCAGGATTACATCCGCGATGGCGAGATCCACAAGCTGAAGGAAGTGATGAAGGATTCGGTCCAGCTGGGCATGAAGACCTTCGACCAGAGCCTGTTCGAGCTGTACCAGGCCGGCGAGATCAGCTACGAGGACGCATTGCGCTACGCCGATTCGCAGAACGAGGTACGCCTGCGCATCAAGCTCAGCCAGGGCGGCGACGCGCGCACCCTGTCGCAGGGGCTGGACGGCGTGGAGATTTCCGAGATCCGGTGA
- the soxR gene encoding redox-sensitive transcriptional activator SoxR — protein sequence MASQELSVGEVSQRSGVAISALHFYERKGLISSLRTSGNQRRYNRDVLRRLAVIRVAQRVGMPLEAVARAFESLPEGRTPTKADWAKLSARWRTELEQRIHMLQLLRDELTGCIGCGCLSLKRCRLANPEDILGERGDGPMRWE from the coding sequence ATGGCATCCCAGGAATTGAGCGTGGGAGAGGTTTCCCAGCGCAGTGGCGTGGCCATTTCCGCGTTGCACTTCTACGAGCGCAAGGGCCTGATCAGCAGCCTGCGCACCTCCGGCAACCAGCGCCGCTACAACCGCGACGTGCTGCGCCGGCTGGCGGTGATCCGTGTGGCGCAGCGGGTGGGCATGCCGCTGGAGGCGGTCGCGCGGGCATTCGAGAGCCTGCCCGAGGGACGGACACCGACCAAGGCCGACTGGGCCAAGCTGTCCGCACGCTGGCGCACCGAACTGGAACAGCGCATCCATATGCTGCAGCTGCTGCGCGATGAACTGACCGGCTGCATCGGCTGCGGTTGCCTGTCGCTGAAGCGCTGCCGGCTGGCCAACCCCGAAGACATCCTCGGCGAACGCGGCGACGGCCCGATGCGCTGGGAATGA
- a CDS encoding aldo/keto reductase — protein sequence MQTRELGRSGLKVSALGLGCMGLSHGYGQPVERSQGIALLHAAVERGVTFFDTAEVYGPYTNEDLLGEALAPYRDKLVIATKFGFKDARVDTGLDSRPENIRAVAEASLKRLRTDHIDLFYQHRVDPNVPIEDVAGTVRDLIAEGKVGHFGLSEASAATVRRAHAVQPVAAVQSEYSLWWREPERELLPTLQELGIGFVPFSPLGRGFLTGAINADTTFDANDFRNTVPRFEVEARRANQALVDRISTIAAARAATPAQVALAWLLAQAPWIVPIPGTTKVHRLEENLGAAALQLAPEELQRIAQALEEVSIVGERYNAQRAAQAKG from the coding sequence ATGCAGACACGTGAACTCGGCCGCAGCGGCCTGAAGGTTTCCGCCCTGGGCCTGGGCTGCATGGGCCTGAGCCATGGCTACGGCCAGCCGGTCGAGCGCAGCCAGGGCATCGCCCTGCTGCACGCCGCTGTCGAGCGCGGCGTGACCTTCTTCGATACCGCCGAAGTGTATGGGCCGTACACCAATGAAGACCTGCTCGGCGAGGCGCTGGCGCCGTACCGCGACAAACTGGTGATCGCCACCAAGTTCGGCTTCAAGGATGCGCGGGTGGATACCGGCCTGGACAGCCGTCCCGAGAACATCCGCGCGGTGGCCGAGGCCAGCCTCAAGCGGCTGCGTACCGACCATATCGACCTGTTCTACCAGCACCGCGTTGACCCGAACGTGCCGATCGAGGATGTGGCCGGCACGGTGCGCGACCTGATCGCCGAGGGCAAGGTCGGCCACTTCGGCCTGTCCGAGGCCAGTGCCGCCACCGTGCGCCGCGCGCATGCAGTACAGCCGGTGGCGGCGGTGCAGAGCGAGTACTCGCTCTGGTGGCGTGAGCCGGAGCGCGAGCTGCTGCCGACCCTGCAGGAACTGGGCATCGGCTTTGTGCCGTTCAGCCCGCTCGGCCGCGGCTTCCTGACCGGTGCGATCAACGCCGACACCACCTTCGACGCCAACGACTTCCGCAACACCGTGCCGCGTTTCGAAGTGGAAGCGCGTCGCGCCAACCAGGCGCTGGTGGACCGCATCAGCACGATTGCGGCCGCACGCGCTGCGACCCCGGCGCAGGTGGCGCTGGCCTGGCTGCTGGCGCAGGCACCGTGGATCGTGCCGATTCCGGGCACCACCAAAGTCCATCGCCTGGAAGAGAACCTGGGCGCGGCCGCGCTGCAGCTGGCGCCGGAAGAATTGCAGCGCATCGCGCAGGCGCTGGAGGAAGTCTCGATCGTCGGCGAGCGCTACAACGCGCAGCGTGCTGCACAGGCCAAGGGCTGA
- a CDS encoding LysR family transcriptional regulator translates to MDTLRCMHAFVAVAECGSFAGAAEQLQVSAVMVGKYIQQLEAHLGTALLQRNTRRQRLTEAGSAYLAGCRQVLEQVQQAEADVAGLQVQPRGLLRVSAPTTWGSCVLAPRLAGLLRAQPQLNIELDLSNRRVDLIEDGFDVAIRVGPLPSQEVVARPLPPYAMSLCAAPSYLRRRGTPRTPADLEGHDCLSHLAWRGGHGWQLANGELVDWEARLTCNDGFALREAAVAGAGLVLQPTALLAGDIAAGRLKPLLRDYLPEPRPMHLIYLPDRRPRPRLQCFVDFVMTTLGR, encoded by the coding sequence ATGGATACCTTGCGCTGCATGCACGCGTTTGTCGCCGTGGCCGAGTGCGGCAGCTTTGCCGGTGCCGCCGAGCAGCTGCAGGTGTCGGCGGTGATGGTGGGCAAATACATCCAGCAGCTGGAAGCACACCTGGGCACCGCGTTGCTGCAACGGAACACCCGCCGCCAGCGCCTGACCGAAGCCGGTAGCGCCTACCTGGCCGGGTGCCGGCAGGTGCTGGAGCAGGTGCAGCAGGCCGAGGCCGATGTGGCCGGCCTGCAGGTGCAGCCGCGCGGCCTGCTGCGGGTCAGCGCGCCGACCACCTGGGGCAGCTGCGTACTGGCGCCGCGACTGGCCGGGCTGTTGCGCGCGCAGCCGCAGTTGAACATCGAGCTGGATCTGAGCAACCGGCGCGTGGACCTGATCGAGGATGGGTTCGATGTGGCGATCCGGGTGGGTCCGCTGCCGTCGCAGGAGGTGGTGGCGCGGCCGCTGCCGCCGTATGCGATGAGCCTGTGCGCGGCGCCGTCGTACCTGCGCCGGCGCGGCACCCCGCGCACACCTGCCGATCTGGAAGGGCACGATTGCCTGAGTCATCTGGCCTGGCGCGGTGGCCATGGCTGGCAGCTGGCCAATGGCGAGCTGGTCGACTGGGAAGCGCGGCTGACCTGCAATGATGGGTTCGCGTTGCGCGAAGCGGCCGTGGCCGGAGCGGGACTGGTGCTGCAACCGACCGCGCTGCTGGCGGGCGATATCGCCGCCGGGCGCCTGAAGCCGCTGCTGCGCGACTACCTGCCCGAACCGCGGCCGATGCATCTGATCTACCTGCCCGACCGCAGGCCGCGCCCGCGATTGCAGTGCTTCGTGGATTTCGTCATGACCACCTTGGGGCGGTAG
- a CDS encoding MFS transporter translates to MLLSSPLVDKRGPPLPGMNTTLSPADTHPPAAMSILSSRYRATTLGMVALVALHAFEALAVAAAMPTVAEALDGLRLYALAFGGTLATSVIGMTLAGRWVDRHGPARPLWYGLACFVLGLLLAGFAMRMGVLVAGRLLQGLGAGAISVSLYVMVGRSYPEHLRPKVFAAFSAGWVVPSMIGPALSGLIVQHLGWRWVFLAVPLLAVPAALLLRPALARMQPSPAGSADDGGGKVVRWASGASLAALLLYFGGQQQGSAALLCIGVAMLALLFCVHRLLPAGTLMLRRGLPSVIALRGIAAAAFFACEAYLPLLLQRERGLSPSWAGAVLSLGALGWFAGSWLQGHQQRGWSRQQLLRTGTSLMTVGIAATLAVLFNVVPLPVSLLGWAVTGFGMGMIYASLSVLTLSLSAPHEQGANTSALQLSEALSVTTALAVSGALFALFVDSAPHTGYLLCLAITFGLAVLATLIARRV, encoded by the coding sequence ATGCTGCTATCTTCGCCGCTCGTTGACAAGCGCGGCCCGCCCCTGCCTGGTATGAACACAACACTCTCGCCCGCCGACACGCACCCGCCGGCCGCCATGTCGATCCTGTCCTCCCGCTACCGCGCCACCACCCTCGGCATGGTGGCGCTGGTTGCACTGCATGCGTTCGAGGCGCTGGCGGTGGCCGCAGCGATGCCGACCGTGGCCGAGGCGCTGGACGGCCTGCGCCTGTACGCGCTGGCCTTTGGCGGCACGCTGGCCACCAGCGTGATCGGCATGACCCTGGCCGGGCGCTGGGTTGACCGCCATGGGCCGGCGCGCCCGCTGTGGTACGGCCTGGCCTGCTTCGTGCTGGGCCTGCTGCTGGCCGGCTTCGCGATGCGCATGGGCGTGCTGGTGGCCGGGCGCCTGCTGCAGGGCCTGGGCGCCGGTGCGATCTCGGTATCGCTGTACGTGATGGTGGGCCGCAGCTACCCCGAACACCTGCGACCGAAGGTATTCGCGGCGTTCTCCGCCGGCTGGGTAGTGCCGTCGATGATCGGCCCGGCACTGAGCGGCCTGATCGTGCAGCACCTTGGCTGGCGCTGGGTGTTCCTGGCGGTGCCGTTGCTGGCGGTTCCGGCGGCCCTGCTGCTGCGCCCGGCGCTGGCACGCATGCAGCCCAGTCCTGCCGGCAGCGCCGATGATGGAGGCGGCAAGGTGGTGCGCTGGGCCAGCGGTGCCTCGCTGGCGGCGTTGTTGCTGTATTTCGGCGGCCAGCAGCAGGGATCAGCGGCCCTGCTCTGCATCGGCGTGGCGATGCTGGCGCTGCTGTTCTGCGTGCACCGTCTGCTGCCGGCCGGCACATTGATGCTGCGCCGTGGCCTGCCCAGCGTGATTGCGCTGCGTGGCATCGCGGCTGCAGCGTTCTTTGCCTGCGAGGCCTATCTGCCGCTGCTGCTGCAGCGCGAACGCGGGCTGTCGCCCAGCTGGGCCGGCGCCGTGCTCAGCCTCGGTGCGCTGGGCTGGTTCGCCGGTTCATGGCTGCAGGGCCACCAGCAGCGCGGCTGGTCGCGCCAGCAGCTGCTGCGCACGGGTACGTCATTGATGACCGTCGGCATCGCCGCCACGCTGGCGGTGCTGTTCAACGTGGTGCCCCTGCCGGTGTCGCTGCTTGGCTGGGCCGTGACCGGCTTCGGCATGGGCATGATCTACGCCAGCCTGTCGGTGCTGACGCTTTCGCTGTCGGCGCCGCATGAGCAAGGTGCCAACACTTCCGCGCTGCAACTCAGCGAGGCATTGTCGGTGACCACCGCGCTGGCGGTCTCCGGCGCGCTGTTCGCGTTGTTCGTGGACAGCGCACCGCACACCGGTTACCTGCTGTGCCTGGCGATCACCTTCGGCCTGGCGGTGCTGGCCACGCTGATCGCAAGACGGGTGTAG
- a CDS encoding YggS family pyridoxal phosphate-dependent enzyme has protein sequence MATPLPQILSNLHAAAAAAGRPDPRLLAVSKTQPAEAVAALADQGQQAFGENYVQEALAKMQALQHLALEWHLIGHLQSNKADAVAAHFDWVQSVDRPKLVTALARHRPETRGPLNVLIQVNIDDESSKHGCAPEDVAALATAIAAEPRLRLRGLMAIPAPWPEAERRRDAFVRMRTLFQSLAAQHPQLDTLSMGMSSDYAEAIAEGATLVRIGTALFGARPRPA, from the coding sequence GTGGCCACTCCCCTGCCCCAGATCCTGAGCAACCTGCATGCCGCCGCCGCAGCGGCCGGCCGGCCCGACCCGCGCCTGCTGGCGGTGTCCAAGACCCAACCGGCCGAAGCCGTGGCCGCGCTGGCCGACCAGGGCCAGCAGGCGTTCGGCGAGAATTACGTGCAGGAAGCGCTGGCCAAGATGCAGGCGCTGCAGCACCTGGCGCTGGAATGGCACCTGATCGGCCATCTGCAGTCGAACAAGGCCGACGCTGTCGCCGCCCACTTCGACTGGGTGCAGAGCGTGGACCGGCCCAAGCTGGTGACCGCGCTGGCACGGCACCGCCCCGAGACGCGTGGCCCGCTGAACGTGCTGATCCAGGTCAACATCGACGACGAATCCAGCAAGCACGGCTGCGCACCGGAGGACGTGGCGGCACTGGCCACCGCGATTGCCGCCGAACCCCGCCTGCGCCTGCGTGGCCTGATGGCCATTCCCGCGCCGTGGCCCGAGGCCGAGCGCCGCCGCGACGCGTTCGTGCGCATGCGCACACTTTTCCAGTCACTGGCTGCCCAGCACCCGCAGCTGGACACGCTGTCGATGGGCATGAGCAGTGACTACGCCGAAGCCATCGCCGAGGGCGCCACCCTGGTGCGCATCGGCACCGCCCTGTTCGGCGCACGCCCGCGCCCGGCCTGA
- a CDS encoding short chain dehydrogenase, translating into MKILLVGANGTLGQAVARQLGQQHQILSAGRHSGELRVDLTDDASVADLFARTGTVDAVISTTGAVHFGPLQEMTPAQFNLGLQDKLLGQVRLALAAQHHLSAGGSITLTSGIISAHPIRDGVNATAVNAALEGFVRAAALELLPRGLRINVISPNVLVESMADYAPYFPGFEPVSAQRAALGYQRAVEGIQSGETLTVW; encoded by the coding sequence ATGAAGATCCTCCTCGTCGGCGCGAACGGCACCCTCGGCCAGGCAGTCGCGCGCCAGCTCGGCCAGCAGCACCAGATCCTGTCTGCCGGCCGCCACAGCGGCGAACTGCGCGTCGACCTGACCGACGATGCCAGCGTCGCTGATCTGTTCGCGCGCACCGGTACGGTCGATGCGGTGATTTCCACCACCGGCGCAGTGCACTTCGGCCCGCTGCAGGAGATGACGCCAGCGCAGTTCAACCTTGGCCTGCAGGACAAGCTGCTGGGGCAGGTGCGATTGGCGCTGGCCGCGCAGCATCACCTCAGCGCCGGCGGCTCGATCACCCTGACCAGCGGCATCATCAGTGCTCATCCGATCCGCGATGGCGTCAACGCCACGGCGGTGAATGCCGCACTGGAAGGCTTCGTGCGTGCCGCCGCGCTGGAGCTGCTGCCGCGCGGCCTGCGTATCAACGTGATCAGCCCCAACGTGCTGGTCGAGTCGATGGCCGACTACGCGCCCTATTTCCCCGGTTTCGAACCGGTCAGCGCGCAGCGCGCGGCACTGGGTTACCAGCGCGCGGTGGAAGGTATCCAGAGCGGCGAGACCCTCACCGTCTGGTGA
- a CDS encoding type IV pilus twitching motility protein PilT encodes MDIAELLAFSVKNKASDLHLSAGLPPMIRVDGDVRRINIPALDHKQVHALVYDIMSDKQRRDYEEFLEVDFSFEIPSLARFRVNAFNQNRGAGAVFRTIPSEVLTLEDLACPPLFREVIQQPQGLILVTGPTGSGKSTTLAAMIDYINKNEYGHILTVEDPIEFVHTSQKCLINQREVHRDTHGFNEALRSALREDPDIILVGELRDLETIRLALTAAETGHLVFGTLHTSSAAKTIDRIIDVFPAGEKPMVRSMLSESLRAVISQALLKKVGGGRTAAWEIMVGTPAIRNLIREDKVAQMYSAIQTGQQYGMMTLDQHLQDLVKRSLITRNQAREYAKDKRLFE; translated from the coding sequence ATGGATATCGCCGAACTGCTGGCGTTTTCCGTAAAGAACAAAGCGTCCGACCTGCACCTGTCCGCAGGCCTGCCGCCGATGATCCGCGTGGACGGCGACGTGCGCCGGATCAACATTCCAGCCCTGGACCACAAGCAGGTCCATGCGCTGGTGTACGACATCATGTCCGACAAGCAGCGCCGCGATTACGAAGAATTCCTCGAAGTGGATTTCTCGTTCGAGATCCCGTCGCTGGCGCGCTTCCGAGTGAACGCGTTCAACCAGAACCGTGGTGCCGGTGCGGTGTTCCGTACCATTCCCTCCGAGGTGCTCACGCTTGAGGACCTGGCCTGCCCGCCGCTGTTCCGCGAGGTGATCCAGCAGCCGCAGGGCCTGATCCTGGTGACCGGTCCGACCGGCTCGGGCAAGTCGACCACGCTGGCGGCGATGATCGACTACATCAACAAGAACGAATACGGCCACATCCTCACCGTCGAGGATCCGATCGAATTCGTGCACACCTCGCAGAAGTGCCTGATCAACCAGCGCGAAGTGCATCGCGATACGCACGGCTTCAACGAAGCGTTGCGTTCGGCGCTGCGCGAAGACCCGGACATCATCCTGGTCGGCGAACTGCGTGACCTGGAAACCATCCGCCTGGCGCTGACCGCCGCGGAAACCGGCCACCTGGTGTTTGGCACCCTGCACACCAGTTCGGCGGCCAAGACCATCGACCGCATCATCGACGTGTTCCCGGCCGGCGAGAAGCCGATGGTGCGCTCGATGCTGTCCGAATCGCTGCGCGCGGTGATCTCGCAGGCGCTGCTGAAGAAGGTCGGCGGCGGTCGTACCGCAGCGTGGGAAATCATGGTGGGCACCCCGGCCATCCGCAACCTGATCCGCGAGGACAAGGTGGCGCAGATGTACTCGGCCATCCAGACCGGCCAGCAGTACGGCATGATGACCCTGGACCAGCACCTGCAGGACCTGGTCAAGCGCAGCCTGATCACCCGCAATCAGGCCCGCGAGTACGCCAAGGACAAGCGCCTGTTCGAGTAA